The DNA segment TGAACCCTGCGCTGTCGTCTTGCGCGTGTCGGACGGCGCCCGTCAACGACGGGGATGAGGGAGTCGCTTGCGGACGCGTTCGAACTGCTCGGCGTCGAGCCCGGCGATCCCGAGTCGGCGCCCGTGTGCGTCACTGCCGCCGGTCGCCAGCAGGCCGTGGCGATCGATCGCACGCCGGACCGGGCGTCGGTCGGCGTCGTGATCGTAGGGATAGGCCAGTTCGACGGCGTCCAGATCCGCCGCCAGGGCGAGCGCGTGATCGGGGTCCCGATAGCGAAGCGGATGCGCGAGCCCGACGAACGCGGCCGCCTCCGCGAGCAGTCGCCGCCCGGTCTCGAACGTCGGGATCTCCCTGGAGACGAAACAGGGGTCGTCGTCCCCGATGAGTGTCTCGAAGGCTTCCTGATACCCGAGATCCGCGTCGCTCGCGTCGATCGCGCGAGCGATATGCGGTCGACCGACACCGGGGTGAAACTCGACGTTCAATGTGACACCGAGTCGGTCCTCGACACAGTCGACGATCGCGCGGGCGCGCTCGACCCGGTCGCGCTGGATGCGCTCGCAAGCCGCCTCGAGATCGGGTGTCGGATCCAGCCCATATCCGAGCAGATCGACCCGCTGTTTTCCGGCATCGACCCGGAGTTCGATACCGTGGACGACAGTCACGCCGTCGCGACGGACGACAGGGGCGTCCAGGCCGGGCTGGATCCGATCGTGGTCGGTGATCGCCACAGCGTCGAGTCCGGCCTGTCGCGCGGTCGCCGGCACCGCTGCCGGGTCGAGTTCGCCGTCGGAGACCGTCGTATGCACGTGGAGATCCGCCCGGACCATACCCCGCGTTGGACCGACTGGCCAAAGCGACTTCCGATCCTAGAACACATACCGATACCTTCGAGCATTCTGTATGATTAATAGTTAAGGTTTATTGCCGTCCACCAATTTCACGGTTGTATGCGACTCACAGCCGCAATAGAGCAGTTCGAGACCCACGAGTATCCGGCGACGACCGAGGAGTTGATCGAGGCCTACGGCGATACGGAGTTGGTCCTGCCGAACGGAACCGAGTCACTGGGCGAAGTCCTGGGACGGCTCGGCAACGAGACCTTCGAGTCGGCGACCGACGCGCACATGGCCGCCTACGGTGCTGTCTCGAGCAAGGGCATCGGCCGCAAGTACTACAGCGACAGAGATCCGGTCGGGCCCGGCGAGGACGGACCGGATCCGCTCTCGCTGTAGGATCGCATCGATCGATTACTTGTCCAGGAAGTCCGGTTTCGAGACGCGATCGCGACTGTCGGCGTCCGGACGGTCGAGGATTTTCGCCTTGTCGAGGGCCGCAGGCAGGCGGTTCTGCCCGCCGGTCGGCACCTCGTCGCGTTCGACGGTGACCGTCTCGCCCTCGACCAGTTCGGACCAGACGTCGTCCTCGTCACCGTTGTCGCTCTCGTGGCGTTTCTTTTTGGCCTTGTTCTTGCCCTCTTCGAAGGCCAGCTCGACGATACTCCGGTTGTAGGAGCTGTCCATCTCGGCGACAATCCGCTCGTACTCCTCGGAGTAATCGTGGCCGAACGACGCCGCGACACCGATGGCGAACGCGCGGCTCATCGCCCCGTCGCGATCGAGCGATTCCCAGTCGGTGTCGTAGGTCTGTTCGTACATGTCAGCTCTGTATCTTCTCG comes from the Halapricum desulfuricans genome and includes:
- a CDS encoding PHP domain-containing protein produces the protein MVRADLHVHTTVSDGELDPAAVPATARQAGLDAVAITDHDRIQPGLDAPVVRRDGVTVVHGIELRVDAGKQRVDLLGYGLDPTPDLEAACERIQRDRVERARAIVDCVEDRLGVTLNVEFHPGVGRPHIARAIDASDADLGYQEAFETLIGDDDPCFVSREIPTFETGRRLLAEAAAFVGLAHPLRYRDPDHALALAADLDAVELAYPYDHDADRRPVRRAIDRHGLLATGGSDAHGRRLGIAGLDAEQFERVRKRLPHPRR
- a CDS encoding DUF5789 family protein, producing the protein MRLTAAIEQFETHEYPATTEELIEAYGDTELVLPNGTESLGEVLGRLGNETFESATDAHMAAYGAVSSKGIGRKYYSDRDPVGPGEDGPDPLSL